In Juglans microcarpa x Juglans regia isolate MS1-56 chromosome 4S, Jm3101_v1.0, whole genome shotgun sequence, a single window of DNA contains:
- the LOC121262536 gene encoding epoxide hydrolase A-like — protein sequence MEKIEHTTVATNGINMHVASIGTGPVVLFLHGFPELWYSWRHQLLYLSSLGYRCIAPDLRGYGDTDAPPSPASYSAFHIVGDLVALLDQLGIEQVFLVGHDWGAMMAWYFCWFRPDRIKAVINLSVPFLPRNPALDFADGFRALFGNDYYFCRFQEPGEAEEDFACVDTAMLMKKFFSLFGPNPLMIPKEVGARGLPTPDALPSWLSEEDINYYATKFKQTGFTGGLNYYRASHLNWELTAPWTGSQIKVPAKFIVGDQDIVYNIPGVKEYISDGGFKRDVPCLQDVVLMEGVFHFINQEKADEISAHIYEFINKF from the exons ATGGAGAAAATAGAGCACACGACGGTCGCCACCAATGGCATAAACATGCACGTGGCGTCGATTGGGACAGGCCCGGTGGTGCTCTTCCTCCATGGCTTCCCTGAGCTCTGGTACTCGTGGCGACACCAGCTTCTCTACCTCTCCTCCCTCGGCTACCGCTGCATCGCCCCCGACCTACGCGGCTATGGCGACACGGACGCCCCGCCCTCCCCTGCCTCTTACTCAGCTTTCCACATTGTTGGAGACCTCGTCGCCCTTCTTGACCAGCTTGGCATCGAGCAGGTCTTCTTAGTCGGCCATGACTGGGGAGCTATGATGGCCTGGTACTTCTGTTGGTTCAGGCCGGATCGAATCAAAGCTGTGATCAACCTGAGCGTGCCATTTTTACCCAGGAACCCGGCGTTAGATTTTGCTGATGGATTCAGGGCTTTGTTTGGTAATGATTATTACTTTTGCAGGTTTCAG GAACCTGGAGAAGCTGAAGAAGATTTTGCTTGTGTCGATACTGCAATGCTAATGAAGAAGTTCTTTTCATTATTTGGTCCAAATCCTCTGATGATACCTAAAGAAGTGGGAGCTAGAGGATTGCCAACACCAGATGCATTGCCTTCTTGGTTGTCAGAAgaagatattaattattatgcCACCAAGTTTAAGCAGACAGGTTTCACCGGAGGATTGAACTATTATAGAGCTAGCCACCT AAATTGGGAGCTCACAGCGCCATGGACTGGATCACAAATCAAAGTGCCAGCCAAGTTCATTGTCGGAGACCAGGATATCGTCTACAATATCCCAGGTGTCAAAGAATATATAAGCGATGGCGGCTTCAAGAGAGACGTCCCATGCTTGCAAGACGTAGTTTTGATGGAAGgagtatttcattttatcaatcAAGAGAAGGCAGATGAGATTAGCGCACACATATATGAATTTATCAACAAGTTCTGA